A stretch of the Comamonas testosteroni TK102 genome encodes the following:
- the msrB gene encoding peptide-methionine (R)-S-oxide reductase MsrB gives MTTRRHMLLGTAASAAALCAATLHRRATAATESFEISYTDAQWRARLSPQQYAVLRQEATEPPGSSPLNKEHRPGIFSCAGCSLPLFASTTKFESGTGWPSFWKPLDNAVATRKDRSYGMVRIEAHCRRCGGHLGHVFEDGPPPTGLRYCMNGLALTFAPKPA, from the coding sequence ATGACCACCCGACGCCACATGCTGCTTGGCACCGCAGCCTCCGCCGCCGCGCTCTGCGCCGCAACACTCCACCGCCGGGCCACTGCCGCGACCGAGTCCTTCGAAATCAGCTACACCGACGCCCAGTGGCGTGCCCGGCTAAGCCCCCAGCAATATGCCGTGCTTCGTCAGGAGGCCACGGAGCCTCCGGGCAGCAGTCCGCTCAACAAGGAGCATCGCCCCGGCATCTTCTCCTGCGCTGGCTGCTCATTGCCCTTGTTTGCCTCCACCACCAAGTTCGAGAGCGGCACCGGCTGGCCGAGCTTCTGGAAGCCACTGGACAATGCCGTCGCCACGCGCAAGGATCGAAGCTACGGCATGGTGCGCATCGAGGCCCACTGCCGGCGCTGCGGCGGTCACCTTGGCCACGTCTTCGAGGACGGGCCGCCTCCGACAGGTCTGCGCTACTGCATGAACGGTCTTGCACTGACTTTCGCGCCCAAGCCCGCTTGA
- a CDS encoding cytochrome c biogenesis protein DipZ, with protein MLLIVLAYLGGVLTIVSPCILPVLPFVFSRANQPFVRSGLPLLAGMALTFAVVASLAAVGGGWVVAANQYGRWLALALVAVFGLTLLLPHLSQRLTRPLVTAGSRLSESVQQDGTPKTASSVLLGVATGLLWAPCAGPILGLILTGAALQGANTTSSLLLLAYAAGAATSMAAALLLGGRVFAALKRSLGAGEWVRRGLGAAMLAGVAAIALGIDTGVLARLSTASTGSLEQKLVEHLNQPQSDDQLAMRGNPGKMMQSLAPADGAAMMAAGAAMRMSGPSSTARALPDEGIAPPLDGATQWLNSKPLDGQDLRGKVVLVDFWTYSCINCLRTLPYVKAWAEKYRDQGLVVIGVHAPEFAFERDIGNVSKAMKDLGISYPVAVDNQYAIWRAFRNQYWPAHYFIDATGRIRHHHFGEGGYAESERVIQQLLKEAGSTRSAMDLTQVDAGGVQLAASMDEVASPETYLGYERAENFASTPKAVHDKTTTYLEPHETRLNAWGLGGQWMVGPQSASLAGPSGRIVYQFKARDLHLVLSPGPDGKPVRFKVSVDGKPPGDAHGVDVATDGSGTVTAQRLYQLVRQSGAVAERTFSIEFLDSGVSAYAFTFG; from the coding sequence ATGTTGCTGATCGTCCTTGCCTATCTGGGCGGCGTGCTGACCATCGTCAGTCCCTGCATCCTGCCCGTACTGCCCTTCGTGTTCTCTCGCGCGAATCAGCCCTTTGTGCGCAGCGGCCTGCCATTGCTGGCAGGCATGGCACTGACCTTTGCGGTCGTTGCCTCTCTCGCAGCCGTAGGCGGCGGCTGGGTGGTGGCTGCCAATCAATATGGCCGCTGGCTGGCTCTGGCGCTGGTGGCCGTTTTCGGGCTGACCCTGTTGCTGCCGCATCTGTCGCAGCGGCTGACCCGTCCATTGGTAACTGCCGGATCGCGCCTGTCCGAGTCGGTACAGCAAGACGGTACGCCAAAGACGGCCTCCTCCGTGTTGCTGGGAGTCGCGACGGGGCTGCTGTGGGCTCCATGCGCCGGGCCCATCCTGGGACTGATACTGACCGGCGCCGCCCTGCAGGGTGCCAACACGACCTCAAGCTTGCTGCTGCTGGCCTATGCCGCCGGGGCAGCGACCTCCATGGCTGCGGCTTTGCTGCTGGGCGGCCGGGTATTTGCAGCGCTCAAGCGTTCGCTGGGTGCCGGTGAATGGGTGCGACGCGGCCTCGGGGCAGCCATGCTCGCAGGCGTTGCAGCCATCGCACTGGGAATAGACACCGGCGTGCTGGCCCGACTGTCAACGGCATCCACCGGCAGCCTGGAGCAGAAACTGGTCGAGCACCTGAACCAGCCGCAGAGCGACGACCAGTTGGCCATGCGTGGCAACCCGGGCAAGATGATGCAATCCCTTGCACCTGCTGACGGGGCTGCCATGATGGCCGCGGGAGCTGCAATGCGCATGAGCGGCCCGTCCAGCACAGCCCGGGCCCTACCCGATGAGGGCATCGCGCCGCCCCTGGACGGTGCAACCCAATGGCTCAACTCCAAGCCACTGGATGGGCAGGACCTGAGAGGCAAGGTGGTGTTGGTGGATTTCTGGACCTACTCCTGCATCAACTGCCTGCGCACTCTCCCCTATGTGAAGGCCTGGGCCGAGAAATACCGAGACCAGGGCCTGGTCGTGATCGGCGTGCACGCACCCGAGTTCGCCTTCGAACGCGACATCGGCAACGTGAGCAAGGCCATGAAAGATCTGGGCATCAGCTATCCGGTGGCCGTGGATAACCAATATGCGATCTGGCGCGCCTTCCGCAACCAATACTGGCCTGCCCATTACTTCATCGATGCCACGGGACGCATACGCCACCACCACTTTGGCGAAGGCGGCTATGCAGAGTCTGAACGGGTGATACAGCAGCTTCTCAAAGAAGCGGGCAGCACCCGTTCGGCCATGGACCTGACGCAGGTGGATGCAGGAGGCGTGCAGCTGGCCGCCAGCATGGATGAGGTCGCCTCGCCCGAAACCTATCTGGGCTACGAGCGCGCCGAGAACTTCGCCTCCACCCCCAAAGCCGTGCACGACAAAACGACCACGTATCTGGAGCCGCATGAGACCCGGCTGAACGCCTGGGGCCTGGGCGGTCAATGGATGGTGGGGCCGCAAAGCGCTTCGCTGGCCGGTCCTTCGGGGCGCATCGTCTACCAGTTCAAGGCGCGTGATCTGCACCTGGTGCTGAGCCCCGGCCCCGATGGCAAGCCAGTGCGCTTCAAGGTCAGCGTCGACGGCAAGCCACCCGGCGATGCCCACGGTGTGGACGTGGCAACCGACGGCAGCGGCACCGTCACCGCGCAACGTCTCTATCAGCTGGTGCGCCAGTCCGGTGCCGTTGCCGAGCGGACCTTCAGCATCGAGTTTCTTGACAGCGGCGTTTCTGCCTACGCCTTCACTTTCGGATGA
- the msrA gene encoding peptide-methionine (S)-S-oxide reductase MsrA, with translation MSPMKTNLTSSATSNRRGPHRRGLHRRGLLQTLTGGIVLLGSGLLWQSTAFSADEAVRIPPPVMDMPATGPAPQRAIFAGGCFWGVQGVFQHVKGVQRAVSGYSGGTAATASYELVSRGNTGHAESVEVTFDPSLVSYGQLLQIFFSVVHDPTQLNRQGPDTGTQYRSAIFATSPAQLKTAQAYVAQLDAAHPYPNPIVTRLEDRASFYPAELYHQDFMTENPRHPYIVFNDLPKVNNLKRLFPDRYRSEPVLTKKTHP, from the coding sequence ATGAGCCCCATGAAAACCAACCTCACCTCCTCGGCCACCTCGAATCGGCGCGGCCCGCATAGGCGCGGCCTGCATAGGCGCGGCCTGCTCCAGACCTTGACTGGCGGCATCGTTTTGCTAGGCAGCGGACTGCTGTGGCAATCAACGGCCTTCTCGGCCGACGAGGCAGTCCGCATCCCGCCCCCTGTCATGGACATGCCGGCCACCGGGCCCGCGCCGCAGCGCGCCATCTTTGCCGGCGGCTGCTTCTGGGGAGTGCAGGGCGTATTCCAGCATGTCAAAGGCGTGCAGCGGGCCGTCTCGGGCTATAGCGGAGGCACTGCAGCCACCGCCTCCTATGAGCTGGTCAGCCGCGGCAATACCGGACATGCCGAATCGGTAGAAGTTACCTTCGATCCGTCCCTGGTGAGCTATGGACAGCTGCTGCAGATATTTTTCTCTGTGGTTCATGATCCCACCCAGCTCAACCGGCAGGGCCCGGACACCGGCACGCAATACCGCTCAGCCATTTTCGCGACCAGCCCCGCCCAGCTCAAGACAGCACAGGCCTATGTCGCGCAGCTTGACGCGGCACACCCGTATCCGAATCCCATCGTCACCCGCCTCGAGGACAGGGCAAGCTTCTATCCGGCCGAGCTCTACCACCAGGATTTCATGACCGAAAACCCGCGTCACCCCTATATCGTCTTCAATGATCTGCCCAAGGTGAACAACCTCAAGCGCCTCTTCCCAGACCGCTACCGGAGCGAACCGGTGCTAACCAAGAAAACGCATCCGTAG
- a CDS encoding nuclear transport factor 2 family protein translates to MQQSPSTSTATGAAVERLVQLYEQLAPDHLQRLDSYYASDAHFKDPFNEVRGVTAIAGIFAHMFDTLQEPRFVVTERLVQDSQAFLAWEFRFRLRRWRPGSEQCIRGASLLRFDAQGLVCQHRDYWDAAEELYEKLPLLGILMRWLRNAGSASRKTPHDHRSSP, encoded by the coding sequence ATGCAGCAAAGCCCCTCTACCTCAACCGCTACGGGTGCCGCAGTGGAGCGGCTTGTCCAGCTGTACGAACAACTGGCCCCTGACCATCTACAGCGACTCGACAGCTATTACGCGAGCGATGCGCACTTCAAGGATCCGTTCAATGAAGTGCGCGGCGTGACCGCAATCGCCGGCATCTTCGCCCATATGTTCGACACGCTGCAAGAGCCGCGCTTTGTCGTCACCGAGCGGCTGGTACAGGACAGTCAGGCCTTTCTGGCCTGGGAATTTCGCTTTCGCTTGCGACGCTGGCGGCCCGGTTCCGAGCAATGCATTCGGGGTGCCAGCCTGCTGCGCTTTGATGCACAAGGTCTTGTCTGCCAGCATCGCGATTACTGGGATGCAGCTGAAGAGCTTTACGAGAAACTGCCATTGCTTGGAATCTTGATGCGCTGGCTGCGCAACGCAGGTTCCGCTTCCAGGAAAACGCCCCATGATCACCGTTCATCACCTTGA
- a CDS encoding glutathione S-transferase family protein, translating into MITVHHLETSRSQRILWLLEELGVPYELRRYQRDPGTRLAPPELKRVHPLGKSPVITDADIVVAESGAIIEYLVERYGHQAPSELSHLEPLRGTQEHRECRFWMHYAEGSLMNWLVMKLVFDTIPRQPMPFFVRPVARALCKRAQQRLVAPNVQTALAFMEAHLAEHRWFAGEHLSMADFQMSFAVEAALVRSENENAWPHLIAYRQRMHERAAYQRALSKGGPVIMQS; encoded by the coding sequence ATGATCACCGTTCATCACCTTGAAACTTCGCGCTCGCAGCGCATACTCTGGCTGCTTGAGGAGCTCGGTGTTCCTTACGAACTGCGTCGCTACCAGCGCGATCCCGGGACCCGCCTGGCGCCACCGGAGCTCAAGCGCGTGCATCCTCTGGGCAAATCGCCGGTAATTACCGATGCGGACATTGTTGTCGCCGAATCAGGCGCGATCATCGAGTATCTGGTGGAGCGCTATGGCCATCAGGCGCCTTCGGAGCTTTCCCACCTTGAACCCCTGCGCGGCACCCAAGAACACCGTGAGTGCCGCTTCTGGATGCACTATGCCGAGGGTTCGCTGATGAACTGGCTGGTGATGAAACTGGTTTTCGACACCATCCCGCGCCAGCCCATGCCTTTTTTCGTGCGTCCCGTCGCGCGCGCCCTGTGCAAGCGGGCGCAGCAAAGACTCGTTGCGCCCAATGTGCAGACTGCATTGGCCTTTATGGAGGCGCATTTGGCAGAACATCGCTGGTTTGCCGGCGAGCATCTGAGCATGGCCGACTTCCAGATGAGCTTTGCCGTTGAAGCGGCTCTGGTGCGCAGCGAAAACGAGAACGCCTGGCCTCATCTGATCGCCTATCGCCAGCGCATGCACGAGCGTGCTGCATACCAGCGAGCCTTGAGCAAGGGCGGGCCGGTCATCATGCAATCCTGA
- a CDS encoding TetR/AcrR family transcriptional regulator yields the protein MTSRSSIKQQIQRVREQAIVVAVNRLLATKGYDAMTVDEVAAEAGMAKASLYKLFTSKEELAGAAMVGVLDRALAFVDALRDEASQAVEAGAPMRPLDQLKAVTRWAMQTQLEGEMPSLPAQNSNLSASLQSNDAYMDRLIALSNRLSIWITEAQTSGQLHAALPPELVLYTLFARACDPVVALLKESGQYTHAQIIDWVTSTTFDGLAVAR from the coding sequence ATGACAAGCCGCTCCTCCATCAAACAGCAGATACAGCGCGTGCGTGAGCAGGCCATCGTGGTGGCCGTCAACCGGCTGCTGGCCACCAAGGGCTATGACGCCATGACGGTGGACGAGGTCGCTGCCGAAGCCGGCATGGCCAAGGCCAGCCTCTACAAGCTGTTCACCTCCAAGGAGGAACTGGCGGGAGCTGCCATGGTCGGGGTGCTGGATCGTGCCCTGGCCTTCGTGGACGCCCTGCGCGACGAAGCAAGCCAGGCGGTCGAGGCAGGTGCTCCCATGCGCCCGCTGGATCAGCTCAAGGCCGTGACGCGCTGGGCCATGCAGACGCAGCTGGAGGGTGAAATGCCTTCGCTGCCGGCGCAGAACTCGAATCTCAGCGCCTCTTTGCAATCCAACGACGCCTATATGGACCGGCTGATTGCCCTTAGCAACCGGCTCAGCATCTGGATCACCGAAGCCCAGACCAGCGGCCAGCTGCATGCCGCGCTACCCCCCGAACTGGTGCTGTATACCCTGTTCGCACGGGCTTGCGATCCTGTCGTGGCCCTGCTCAAGGAATCGGGGCAGTACACGCATGCGCAGATCATCGACTGGGTGACGAGCACCACGTTTGACGGGCTTGCGGTGGCGCGCTGA
- a CDS encoding NAD(P)/FAD-dependent oxidoreductase: MHRIAVIGSGVAGLAAARRMAGAPGQHRVTLLEAGHHFGGHANTVDMTLNGVSQGVDTGFLVFNHRTYPLLTQLFEELQVPTAAAEMSFSVQVPLADGRAGLEWSGSSLGAVFAQRSNLLRPRFLKMLAEILRFNRLATGIAREGDEAGLRSSIEAFLDEHGFGTAFRQDYLLPMMGCIWSCPTDQMLRFPVATLIRFCHNHGLIQVSDRPQWYTVRGGSRQYVRRMVAALQHDGRHEARLNAPVLGLHRVEHGVLLQMAHGTEHFDAVVLACHSDQALRLLGLDATPQERSVLGAIRYQPNQAVLHTDASVLPSREAAWAAWNYERAADAGRNRTGVCLHYLINRLQPLPWQQPVMVSLNPVRPIDDSKVHARIAYSHPVFDLAAIEAQGQVAALQGQRRTWFCGAWCGYGFHEDGLRSGLDAADGLLDVLPRLTASPAIRGAA, from the coding sequence ATGCATCGCATTGCAGTCATAGGGTCTGGGGTTGCGGGGCTGGCCGCTGCCCGGCGTATGGCAGGCGCGCCTGGCCAGCATCGCGTGACATTGCTGGAAGCGGGCCACCATTTCGGCGGGCATGCCAACACCGTCGATATGACGCTGAATGGCGTGAGCCAGGGTGTAGACACCGGCTTTCTGGTATTCAACCACCGCACCTATCCGCTTCTGACGCAATTGTTCGAAGAGCTGCAAGTACCTACGGCGGCCGCCGAGATGTCGTTTTCGGTACAGGTTCCCCTGGCCGACGGGCGTGCCGGCCTCGAGTGGAGCGGCAGCTCACTGGGAGCAGTCTTCGCGCAGCGCAGCAATCTGCTGCGCCCCCGTTTTCTGAAGATGCTGGCCGAGATCCTGCGCTTCAATCGTCTGGCCACAGGCATCGCCCGGGAAGGCGACGAGGCCGGCCTGCGCAGCTCCATCGAAGCTTTTCTGGATGAGCACGGCTTCGGCACCGCCTTCCGGCAGGACTACCTGCTGCCCATGATGGGTTGCATCTGGTCCTGCCCGACGGATCAGATGCTGCGCTTTCCCGTGGCCACGCTGATCCGCTTTTGTCACAACCATGGCCTGATCCAGGTCTCCGACCGGCCCCAGTGGTACACCGTGCGGGGCGGCTCGCGCCAGTACGTGCGGCGCATGGTGGCCGCGCTGCAGCACGATGGCCGCCACGAGGCCCGTCTGAACGCGCCCGTGCTGGGCCTGCACCGCGTGGAACATGGCGTGTTGCTGCAGATGGCGCATGGCACGGAGCACTTCGATGCCGTGGTACTGGCCTGCCACAGCGATCAGGCCCTGCGCCTGCTCGGTCTCGACGCCACGCCGCAGGAGCGCAGCGTGCTGGGTGCCATACGCTACCAACCCAATCAGGCCGTGCTGCACACCGATGCCAGCGTGCTGCCCAGCCGCGAGGCAGCCTGGGCGGCCTGGAACTACGAACGCGCGGCCGATGCGGGGCGCAACCGGACAGGCGTCTGCCTGCACTACCTGATCAACCGCCTGCAGCCTCTGCCGTGGCAGCAGCCCGTGATGGTCTCCTTGAATCCGGTGCGTCCCATCGACGACAGCAAGGTTCACGCGCGCATTGCATACAGCCATCCAGTCTTCGACCTGGCGGCCATCGAGGCCCAGGGCCAGGTCGCGGCTCTGCAAGGCCAGCGCCGGACCTGGTTCTGCGGAGCATGGTGTGGCTACGGCTTTCACGAGGATGGCCTGCGTTCAGGGCTCGATGCGGCCGATGGCCTGCTGGACGTCTTGCCCAGGCTGACCGCCAGCCCTGCCATCAGGGGGGCGGCATGA
- a CDS encoding DUF1365 domain-containing protein: MNARPLIGFGHVWHRRLRPVEHAFRYSGYFLMLPMRSLRMHTDTALRRNRLGWISFHDSDHGDGGADALDWLEQLLHSEGIDDADGEIWLHTFPRVLGYVFKPVSFWYAHRRDGSLAAVLAEVNNTFGERHAYLLAGPDLAWGREQVARKQFHVSPFCEVRGEYRFRFERSEKRTLARVDLHDENGPLLQTSVGGTLHPLDAATVRRAFFGTPLMTLGVIARIHWQALRLWAKRLPFHGKPTEPERFVTR; encoded by the coding sequence ATGAACGCCCGGCCGCTCATCGGCTTCGGCCATGTCTGGCATCGCCGTCTGCGGCCCGTCGAGCATGCCTTCCGATATTCGGGCTACTTCCTCATGCTGCCGATGCGCAGCCTGCGCATGCACACCGATACCGCGCTGCGGCGCAACCGGCTCGGGTGGATCAGCTTTCACGACAGTGACCACGGCGATGGCGGAGCCGATGCCCTGGACTGGCTCGAGCAACTGCTGCACAGCGAAGGCATTGACGATGCCGACGGCGAAATCTGGCTGCACACCTTCCCGCGCGTGCTGGGTTATGTCTTCAAGCCCGTGAGCTTCTGGTATGCCCACCGCCGCGATGGCTCCCTGGCCGCCGTGCTGGCGGAAGTCAACAACACCTTTGGCGAGCGCCATGCCTATCTGCTGGCCGGCCCTGACCTGGCCTGGGGCCGCGAGCAGGTGGCACGCAAGCAATTCCATGTCTCGCCGTTCTGCGAAGTGCGGGGCGAGTACCGCTTCCGCTTCGAGCGCAGCGAGAAACGCACCCTGGCTCGCGTGGATCTGCATGACGAAAACGGCCCGCTGCTGCAGACCAGCGTGGGTGGCACGCTGCATCCGCTGGACGCGGCCACCGTGCGCCGCGCCTTCTTCGGCACTCCTTTGATGACGCTGGGCGTCATCGCCCGCATCCACTGGCAGGCGCTGCGCCTCTGGGCCAAGCGCCTGCCCTTCCATGGCAAACCCACCGAGCCCGAGCGCTTCGTCACACGATGA
- a CDS encoding SAM-dependent methyltransferase has protein sequence MNTTAAPLLSPAAAAPRRTPARARRVLNLLECLPRGQLDLEQPDGRLLHLPQMRSASGIADAHCVLRDWQALERPLKSGDIGLAEGYIAGEWDSPDLAALLRLCMSNRDHVQSLIYGSWWGRLGYRLRHLLQRNTRAGSARNIHAHYDLGNDFYQLWLDPGMSYSAAWFEGRTGESLQQADLQAAQQAKLRRTLDEVRLKPGQRLLEIGCGWGGLAEAAAHEFGARVTGVTLSREQLNWGQQRMRQSGLTDAVELRYQDYRDLPALHARQPFDAIVSIEMFEAVGREYWRGYFQTLRDCLKPGGLACIQTITLREDLFARYLRSTDFIQQYIFPGGLLPSVSAFEQEARRAGLVVEHHLAFGGDYAETLRRWRQSFEHQLDAVRSQGFDERFVRIWRFYLAYCEAAFDTGNTDVVQFTLRRPLS, from the coding sequence ATGAACACCACCGCCGCCCCCTTGCTGAGCCCCGCCGCCGCAGCACCGCGCCGCACGCCTGCGCGGGCACGCCGTGTGCTGAACTTGCTCGAATGCCTGCCCCGCGGGCAGCTGGACCTGGAGCAGCCCGACGGTCGCCTGCTGCACCTGCCTCAGATGCGCTCAGCATCCGGCATCGCCGACGCACATTGCGTGCTACGCGACTGGCAGGCGCTGGAGCGCCCCCTGAAATCGGGCGACATCGGCCTGGCCGAGGGCTATATCGCCGGCGAATGGGACAGCCCCGACCTGGCGGCACTGCTGCGGCTGTGCATGTCCAACCGCGACCATGTACAAAGCCTGATCTACGGCAGCTGGTGGGGCCGCTTGGGCTACCGCCTGCGTCACCTGCTGCAGCGCAATACGCGGGCCGGCAGCGCCAGAAACATTCACGCCCACTACGACCTGGGCAATGACTTCTACCAGCTGTGGCTGGACCCCGGCATGAGCTATAGCGCAGCCTGGTTTGAGGGGCGCACGGGCGAATCGCTGCAACAAGCCGACCTGCAGGCAGCCCAGCAGGCCAAGCTCAGGCGCACGCTGGACGAGGTACGGCTGAAGCCCGGCCAGCGCTTGCTGGAGATCGGCTGCGGCTGGGGCGGCCTGGCCGAGGCGGCAGCGCACGAATTCGGCGCCCGGGTCACGGGCGTGACGCTGTCGCGCGAGCAGCTGAACTGGGGGCAGCAGCGCATGCGGCAGTCCGGTCTGACCGATGCCGTGGAGCTGCGCTACCAGGACTACCGCGACCTGCCTGCCCTGCATGCCCGCCAGCCCTTCGATGCCATCGTATCCATCGAGATGTTCGAGGCCGTGGGCCGCGAATACTGGCGCGGCTACTTCCAGACACTGCGCGACTGTCTCAAGCCCGGAGGCCTGGCCTGCATACAGACCATCACGCTGCGCGAAGACCTGTTCGCTCGCTATCTTCGCTCCACCGACTTCATACAGCAGTACATCTTCCCGGGCGGGCTGCTGCCCAGCGTTTCAGCCTTCGAGCAGGAAGCACGGCGTGCCGGCCTGGTGGTCGAGCATCACCTGGCCTTCGGCGGCGACTATGCGGAAACGCTGCGCCGCTGGCGCCAGTCCTTCGAGCACCAGCTCGACGCCGTTCGCTCCCAGGGCTTTGACGAGCGCTTTGTACGCATCTGGCGCTTCTACCTTGCCTATTGCGAAGCGGCCTTCGACACCGGCAACACCGATGTCGTCCAGTTCACCCTGCGCAGGCCTCTGTCATGA
- a CDS encoding MFS transporter, giving the protein MASHTATAPLLPWRTGLAYGALAAPLAFASLPLYVNLPYHYASVAGAPLAGLGAVLLATRAFDALLDPAVGRWVDRLLRQGVVCTAIAAILASLLMALGFGALWHPPFDAQDTTGMLGWLACSLLVCTLAYSVLVILHQAWGTRWGGEPTWRARVTAWREGASLTGVLLASMLPAWLGLDATTGFLALGLVLGLTGLLRLKTPVPPQQQPQSATGPANSPWANAGFRRLLAIFMVNGVAAAIPATLLPFFVADRLQASELQPLLLLCFFGAAALGLPLWVKAVARWGLAPCWRAGMLASVLAFGFTPWLGEGDGMAFAVICLASGLALGADLALPGALLTGVIHESGEGGRSEGRYLGWWTCATKLNLALAAGLALPLLSAAGYRSGASEPAGLQALAWAYGGLPCLLKLAAAALLWRAERLHSSWRHI; this is encoded by the coding sequence ATGGCTTCACATACGGCCACCGCCCCCCTCCTGCCTTGGCGCACAGGCCTGGCCTATGGCGCTCTGGCCGCGCCGCTGGCCTTCGCCTCCCTGCCGCTGTATGTGAACCTGCCCTACCACTACGCCAGCGTGGCAGGCGCTCCGCTGGCGGGACTGGGCGCCGTGCTGCTGGCCACACGGGCCTTCGACGCCCTGCTCGACCCGGCCGTCGGCCGCTGGGTCGACCGCCTTCTGCGCCAAGGCGTGGTTTGCACCGCCATTGCGGCGATCCTGGCCAGTCTGCTGATGGCGCTGGGCTTCGGTGCCCTCTGGCATCCGCCTTTCGATGCGCAGGACACGACGGGCATGCTGGGCTGGCTTGCCTGCAGCCTGCTGGTGTGCACGCTGGCCTATAGCGTGCTCGTCATCCTCCACCAGGCCTGGGGCACGCGCTGGGGCGGTGAGCCCACCTGGCGTGCGCGTGTCACGGCCTGGCGCGAAGGAGCCAGCCTGACGGGCGTGCTGCTGGCCAGCATGCTGCCGGCCTGGCTGGGACTGGATGCGACCACAGGCTTTCTCGCCCTGGGTCTGGTGCTGGGCCTGACCGGCCTGTTGCGGCTCAAGACCCCGGTTCCACCACAGCAACAGCCGCAGTCCGCGACCGGGCCTGCCAACTCCCCATGGGCCAATGCAGGCTTCAGGCGGCTGCTGGCTATCTTCATGGTCAATGGGGTGGCTGCCGCCATTCCCGCCACCCTGTTGCCTTTCTTCGTGGCAGACCGGCTGCAGGCCTCGGAACTGCAGCCGCTGCTGCTGCTTTGCTTCTTCGGCGCTGCAGCCCTGGGCCTGCCGCTATGGGTGAAAGCCGTCGCACGCTGGGGTCTGGCACCCTGCTGGCGGGCCGGCATGCTGGCCAGCGTGCTGGCCTTCGGCTTCACGCCCTGGCTGGGCGAAGGCGACGGCATGGCCTTTGCCGTGATCTGCCTGGCCAGCGGTCTGGCCCTGGGCGCGGATCTGGCCCTGCCAGGTGCGTTGCTCACAGGCGTGATTCACGAGTCCGGCGAAGGCGGCCGCAGCGAAGGCCGCTACCTGGGCTGGTGGACCTGCGCCACCAAGCTCAACCTGGCCCTGGCGGCGGGCCTGGCCCTGCCCCTGCTGTCGGCAGCCGGCTATCGCAGCGGTGCCAGCGAGCCCGCAGGCCTGCAGGCGCTGGCCTGGGCCTATGGCGGCCTGCCCTGCCTGCTCAAGCTCGCAGCAGCGGCCCTGCTCTGGCGCGCCGAGCGTCTGCATTCTTCCTGGAGGCACATATGA
- a CDS encoding DUF3833 domain-containing protein — translation MSHIIRSTSFSPLRRACLGAALALSLAGCAGPSVQDYAKEQPQLDLRQYFNGPLTAHGMFTDRSGKVVKRFTVRMTGTWKGDEGTLDEHFVYSDGSTQQRVWHIRHLGDGRYSGRADDVVGQAQGQSAGNAIRWSYVLALPVNGRVWNVSMDDWMYLIDGRTLLNRTAMSKLGLHLGDVTLAIVKE, via the coding sequence ATGAGCCACATCATCCGCTCCACCTCGTTTTCGCCGCTGCGGCGTGCCTGCCTGGGCGCGGCATTGGCGCTGAGCCTTGCTGGCTGTGCCGGCCCTTCCGTGCAGGACTATGCCAAGGAGCAGCCGCAACTGGACCTGCGCCAGTACTTCAACGGGCCGCTGACGGCGCACGGCATGTTCACGGACCGCTCGGGCAAGGTGGTCAAGCGCTTCACCGTGCGCATGACAGGGACCTGGAAGGGCGACGAGGGCACGCTGGACGAGCACTTTGTCTACAGCGACGGCAGCACGCAGCAACGCGTCTGGCATATCCGTCATCTGGGCGACGGGCGCTACAGCGGCCGCGCCGACGACGTGGTGGGACAAGCCCAGGGCCAGAGCGCTGGCAATGCCATCCGCTGGAGCTATGTGCTGGCCCTGCCCGTGAATGGAAGAGTCTGGAATGTCAGCATGGATGACTGGATGTACCTGATCGACGGACGCACCCTGCTCAACCGCACCGCCATGAGCAAGCTGGGCCTGCATCTGGGCGATGTGACGCTTGCCATCGTCAAGGAGTGA